Within Coffea arabica cultivar ET-39 chromosome 4e, Coffea Arabica ET-39 HiFi, whole genome shotgun sequence, the genomic segment AAATCAATGTAACTGCAACACGATTACAAAAGGTGATGCATCAGTAATACaagttttctaaaaaaaaaatttgagagttACCTTTTTGCTGGCAATATTCATGGAAAGACTGTAAAAGAATGTGATTTTCTCCAATGGAGTAGTTAGAGTTGCCACAATACAAGGATTACAAAACTTAGCAAATAGAAAAGGTCATTTATCAGAAAACGACATTAAACTGTCTATATGTATTTAAGGAACTTCAGAGACGGAAAGGAGGAGGGTAAGTCAGCTACTTCAGAAAAGAGGAATAAATTTGAAGGTTGTGTGTGTGCATTTCCAATTTACACATCAAGAATGCCTATCTTACCCTGATAGACACCCCGTAGTTCTGGCACTTGCTCCTCATAAAGAGTGACAAAGTTTCGCAAGAAGTTCTTCTCCCTAACAGAAAATATAGAATATAAACTTAAGTTCTTCTTAATCAAGCCTTTCGAATGCAAGAGATGAATAACAGAGCCTCTAGGAATAATCCTTTTCTCCACACTCAAAGTGACAACGTGGGGATACCTTGCAACCACCTGGGAATTCCATCCCATTTTATTCACCATAAAGTCCATTAACTTGGTAAGCTTCTTCTCTGACACGAGCATACAGAAAGGTTGCCCTCTGTATGCCGAACGAATTTCATCTTCAGACCAACCCCAACTACTATAGATTTCATAATTGCGTGCCCATCTCGATTTATTACCCTTACCTGATCGAGCAAGTAAGGCAATCATAAACATTGATTTCGAAGGATCAAATCCCATTTCCTCAACCTGGGATAAAGCTTCTGCAAACTGATCATTGTCTTGCATCATTGCGAGAGAGAAATGAGCCAATGACATTCTAATATGCTTTTCTGGCACTCCAAGTTCCCGTAGCATAGCAATATTTGAAGTAAGGTTCTTTATCGGATTTTTACAAAAAAAGGCATTACGCCACATAGCAGCACTGGCAATCCTAGCGTCCGTTAAAAATATGCTCTTGAAGCAATTAAACATAGGTAAAATTGTATTCTTCAAGCTGTATGTCAATAGATGGTGGTTCGCTGAAAGATAGTTGGTCAGGACAGTTCTAGAAACCCACATAGACCTGAAAAACTCAATCTTGGGCAAAAGTGTCTTCTCAGGATTGTATAAAAGAATCTTAGGCGCAGATATCACAATTCTAGTTATGTGGATACTGCTGAATCCTTGGTCCCTGAGAAAGCTTAAAACAGCATTTGGCTTCTCAGGGGATTCAAATTTCACTCTTTTAGAAAGCAAAATGGCCTTTTCTTCTGACAACCCACATGAGTTCACAAGGTAAGAGACAGTAAAAGAATCTGATTTACCACCATTCTTATTTCTTGTTTTCAGACCATACCCAGAATCAATTCCCTCAACAAGACTACTGTAATTGATAGAGCACTGGTTGTCAAACATTCTTGGACCAACTGGGTTTGAAAGTAATCTACTTTTCTGAAGCAACGTAAAGCATGGAATTGTCTTTTTAGCCAAACTTCTGATTGAAAAGTGTTTGCGAAACAAATATGCAGACCACATGTTTGATGCATTTACTGTAAGAGTAACTCACTTTCTTTTTGGAGCTACGAATAACAAGTTGAGCAGAAAGGGATATCCGGGGTGTTCTGAAATTTGATTCCTCCGGATTGCCACCAGCCTTACGCCTGCCTGGTGCTAGCCTGCTAGGTTACTGGGTTACAGCCATAGAGGAAGTAGAAGAATAGCGCAATCATTTTGTCTTCGACAGCCAAACAGGGTCAAATTGAGAGATGAACTAACCCGTCATGTAATAGGTTTgcaattggaaaagaaaattcaagtagggttaattacattttacccccttaAAGCACCACTATTGCACTTTTTCCCCTAAACCCCAAATATACATACTTTTATCTTTAactatgattaaaaaaaaatcaatagtcATTCTCTACTTACTTAATAAAATGTCCTATAAAAAAGGCCATGTTTCTTTGTCCCAAAAAATAcatattttagtattttaccGCCTTAAAATCGGTcaaaacaaatatatatataataattgaTAATTTAGTTATGAAATGACAAGCAAAACTGTCACCAAATTATGCAGAGatctttttatcttttggtgcaaaaaaaaaaaatccaagatACAACTTGGTCGATGCAATTCAAATTCTTCACCACCAATTGAGCAATGTCATTAaatccgtttttttttttttgcaccatTTTTAAGAGatctatttttgaaaaacttgcCAATATTGGCATTATCGTAAAATTTCCTTAAATATACCCCAAAAGAGCAACTTTCCAAATAGAGCCATAAAAAAAGTGCACGTAGAAGACgacaaataagaataaaaaataagaaaacaaaGAGTTGGTTCGGGAGTTCTGAATGTAAagttaatcaattttttttttgtttaaaattttctattttgttatCATATTTTGTAAGTTTTGGACATTATGGCATCCGCTACATTAATTaataccttttcttttttatttggatGAATAAGTATTAACCTTTTAACTAAGTTAATAAGGAAAATAATAAGATACATTTTGACTATAATTCACCTCTGATTTTTAGACACTTTCTGAACTTTTAAAATCCTTAGCCAAAGTTATGCAAatagaatctttttttttttacccaaaaaaaaaaaagaatccttTTTTACAACATATTTCATCACTTCAGCTTCTTTCGTATTATTCTTCATTTGATTGATCCTGCCATTTTCTGAACATCTGCATAGCGAGACAAAAAAGTCCATTTGGATTGCAAAAAAGTGCTCGTAGCAGAGATTTACCAAACAGTAAGCCATGACAAAATGAGGCAAACatctctccaaaaaaaaaaaaaaaaagattctgaAATACACAAGCTCTAGTTCATGCAAATTCCAGAGAAAGGTCCATCAATTTTGTCAAACGTCAAAGACTGATCAAATGTTCATTCCCTTGAAATCCCATGAAGGAGacggagaaaaaaaaatgcagcaatatCTCCTTAGTACAAGTTTATTTAAACATAATCGGAAGTTGAGAGTAAGGCACCTCAATTGTGAGGAGGCTCACCATAGATAAGACTTGGACAAGCCTGCCGAATAAAACTTTGGCCAGGGGATGTTTTGCTTGATCCAACATTTGGCTTCATTACATAGTCGCTggtcttttcttgtttcttgattttaatttgtttatttttttttttaacttaagttGGGTAATGATTACCTAACACAAATACCCAAACCGTCTAAAATATATGGATTCAGTGAAAAGGATCAATTCAACGCAAGCACAACACATACAAAAGGTAGCACATCAGCACTTTGTCCAGAAATGTTgaacttttcctttttcaggCATATTTCAACAACAAAAAGGAACAACTCGCAATACCTTTACCTAGAAAT encodes:
- the LOC113738684 gene encoding uncharacterized protein isoform X2; translation: MWSAYLFRKHFSIRSLAKKTIPCFTLLQKSRLLSNPVGPRMFDNQCSINYSSLVEGIDSGYGLKTRNKNGGKSDSFTVSYLVNSCGLSEEKAILLSKRVKFESPEKPNAVLSFLRDQGFSSIHITRIVISAPKILLYNPEKTLLPKIEFFRSMWVSRTVLTNYLSANHHLLTYSLKNTILPMFNCFKSIFLTDARIASAAMWRNAFFCKNPIKNLTSNIAMLRELGVPEKHIRMSLAHFSLAMMQDNDQFAEALSQVEEMGFDPSKSMFMIALLARSGKGNKSRWARNYEIYSSWGWSEDEIRSAYRGQPFCMLVSEKKLTKLMDFMVNKMGWNSQVVAREKNFLRNFVTLYEEQVPELRGVYQGKIGILDV
- the LOC113738684 gene encoding uncharacterized protein isoform X3, whose product is MWSAYLFRKHFSIRSLAKKTIPCFTLLQKSRLLSNPVGPRMFDNQCSINYSSLVEGIDSGYGLKTRNKNGGKSDSFTVSYLVNSCGLSEEKAILLSKRVKFESPEKPNAVLSFLRDQGFSSIHITRIVISAPKILLYNPEKTLLPKIEFFRSMWVSRTVLTNYLSANHHLLTYSLKNTILPMFNCFKSIFLTDARIASAAMWRNAFFCKNPIKNLTSNIAMLRELGVPEKHIRMSLAHFSLAMMQDNDQFAEALSQVEEMGFDPSKSMFMIALLARSGKGNKSRWARNYEIYSSWGWSEDEIRSAYRGQPFCMLVSEKKLTKLMDFMVNKMGWNSQVVAREKNFLRNFVTLYEEQVPELRGVYQGC
- the LOC113738684 gene encoding uncharacterized protein isoform X1, giving the protein MWSAYLFRKHFSIRSLAKKTIPCFTLLQKSRLLSNPVGPRMFDNQCSINYSSLVEGIDSGYGLKTRNKNGGKSDSFTVSYLVNSCGLSEEKAILLSKRVKFESPEKPNAVLSFLRDQGFSSIHITRIVISAPKILLYNPEKTLLPKIEFFRSMWVSRTVLTNYLSANHHLLTYSLKNTILPMFNCFKSIFLTDARIASAAMWRNAFFCKNPIKNLTSNIAMLRELGVPEKHIRMSLAHFSLAMMQDNDQFAEALSQVEEMGFDPSKSMFMIALLARSGKGNKSRWARNYEIYSSWGWSEDEIRSAYRGQPFCMLVSEKKLTKLMDFMVNKMGWNSQVVARYPHVVTLSVEKRIIPRGSVIHLLHSKGLIKKNLSLYSIFSVREKNFLRNFVTLYEEQVPELRGVYQGC